The Mycteria americana isolate JAX WOST 10 ecotype Jacksonville Zoo and Gardens chromosome 18, USCA_MyAme_1.0, whole genome shotgun sequence genome window below encodes:
- the PPCS gene encoding phosphopantothenate--cysteine ligase, which yields MAAGGADEAAAEARVRAWAAGQAARGRRVALVTSGGTQVPLEARAVRFLENFSSGRRGAASAERLVGAGYGVCFLHRARSAFPWARALPPPGPALLDALRLTPGPPPGVAADPAALPALLPALRDYRRATEAGALLAIEFTGLAEYLALLRAAARALAPFGSSVMFYLAAAVSDFYIPASEMPEHKIQSSEGPLQITMKMVPKMLSPLVKEWAPEAFVISFKLETDPLILIDKSRQALEKYRHQVVVANILESRRTSVIIVTKDSQTPLSLSDEEIAQGMEIEEKIVSYLQGQHTAFIEKKV from the exons atggcggcgggcggcgcggatgaggcggcggcggaggcgcgCGTGCGGGCCtgggcggcggggcaggcggcgcgCGGGCGGCGCGTGGCGCTGGTGACGTCGGGGGGGACGCAGGTGCCGCTGGAGGCGCGCGCCGTCCGCTTCCTGGAGAACTTCAgcagcgggcggcgcggcgccgcctCGGCCGAGCGGCTGGTGGGGGCCGGCTACGGCGTCTGCTTCCTGCACCGGGCCCGCTCCGCCTTCCCCTGGGCGAgagccctcccgccgcccgggcccgcccTGCTGGACGCCCTCCGCCTCacccccgggccgccgcccggcGTGGCCGCCgaccccgccgcgctccccgccttGCTGCCCGCCCTCCGCGACTACCGCCGCGCTACCGAGGCGGGGGCGCTGCTGGCCATCGAGTTCACCGGGCTGGCCGAGTACCTGGCGCTGCTGCGAGCCGCCGCCCGCGCCCTGGCGCCTTTCG GCTCCAGCGTCATGTTCTACCTGGCAGCCGCCGTGTCGGATTTCTACATCCCTGCCTCGGAGATGCCTGAGCACAAGATCCAGTCCTCGGAGGGGCCCCTGCAG ATCACAATGAAGATGGTGCCAAAAATGCTGTCTCCTCTCGTCAAAGAATGGGCCCCAGAGGCATTTGTTATTTCCTTTAAACTGGAGACGGATCCCTTGATCTTAATCGATAAATCACGGCAGGCTCTGGAGAAATATCGTCACCAAGTGGTGGTAGCAAATATCCTGGAGTCCCGGAGAACCTCTGTTATTATCGTAACCAAAGACTCACAGACTCCGTTATCTCTTTCTGATGAGGAAATAGCGCAAGGCATGGAAATAGAGGAAAAGATAGTGAGCTATCTTCAGGGCCAACATACCGCATTTATAGAGAAGAAAGTCTGA